The genomic region tccctcaagACCctcagatgcatctcatcaggtcccatggacttgtgtacatTCAGATTCCTTAGATCGTCTCCAACCTCATCTACTCCTATTATAGGCAGCACTTACTTaattctcccagtccctgtcttTGGATTCTACAAATTGGGCAGcatggctagagcacttgccagtggagaccgaggcaaaaaagttattgatgacctcagccttctccatgttgATTGTagtgaagtagggtttgatatattaaagctgcaaactaattgaagtaggggcttaatatattagaactgtaaattagagtaggagcttaatttaagagactaggcgccttaaggctgtacaaagagcagatgcaacagctGTAGTACTAAATGgcagaacttatctcctattttttaagaaagaatgctttaggacaatataaccttgtagtagaagcttatctctcaaaacaaggggcccagggttactgaggaatgcagagactagtcaaagctaacacttttgatgcaccagcaagaataaaggagtagagcAGATGCCTGAagttcacccagaagtcacaatgatgaagaggagtggaggaagtaaatgaccaccagatgtctctgaagaccaccgagagactctagtgtgcatgcgggagtgggcagtaacctgtaataatgaggtaatgaataggtaatcatttcttggaaaactagtgaatatgcatacatagtatgaaTTTAAACTGTACCTCTAAATCAGTCGGCGCGCACATTAGGTGGAtcaatcccctgtgcgcccggtgctgcaataaagaatacctgcttaatagtcaccaaggctattgagtcttaacttcggcatttcactgcatcagtTCTGGCACACCAGACGGGACCCGCTCTGCTCGGCTGCAGTACCCGCTGAGAATGGGACTCCCTAGGGTACCCCTGGGAATTTCCCGGAGGGACTCCTCGCCTCAATCAGATCACTGCAGGAGCAGACAAGGACCATCTAATAAGGTATTCTTTAAGTTTTTGGTATATAGGTAAAACGCGTTCTGGGTTAAAGGACCGGTCAATAGGGGGTTCCCATAAGTTGTAAGAGATATCTTACACAGGGCGCTGTATACCAGGCTACTAGTGCCTGAGGGTATACATTTGGTATTAGTACAGAACTTACATAAGTGTTTGCTTGTACTTTTGGTTTTGTGCACGCTCACTGCGAGTAGTGTACTCTGGGATTTAGTACATTGGTACGGGCCCGGGGGTAAGCTACATACTTCTGTAATAACATATTTTGTGGTGGTACTGATTTATTGGTATTGAACTCGGATATACTCATAAGGAATTGTTTACTGAAAATTGATTTGGATTTGGTACTTATGAGTGTGTGTGTGGACTAAGTCGTGACTTGTGTGTGAATGAACTGAGTGAGAGAGACGCGGCATAGCTGCGAAGCAAGTGTGGAGTTCTGATCTGCGGTTCCGTTATCCCGCAAGGGGTGCAGCCGGAGACGAACGAAGTGAGTGCAGGGTCCTAGGACCCATATAAACTTATTGTTAACTCTGTCATTATTCTGTTACGCACATATTAGCATCCTAACGTGAAAGTGTAAATTGAGAGTGATAATACCGTTTTGTTCTCATTTGTTGTTTGTTCTGGTGTTGCTGTAAAGTAGTTGTGAATAGTGTCCGAAGTGCATTTGAATGTGCCCTCCCTGTTTTCTGTCAGAGTGTACGGTGTAGTCGAAAACTGCGGGTAACTTTGGGTTGGGACTTTAGTTGTCCTAAGTGTAACGTGTGGATAGACTGGGGTAGGAGAGAAAGGGCTGCTTATATAGTTTATGTACTTTGTGGATTAACGAATCAAATCAGGAATTAGTAAAATGGGAGGACAACAAAGTGgtggtattttaaagaaaagcctcCTAGGGTGTATTTTAGCACACTGGAAAGAGATAGGGGGACTGCCCGGTGGGAATGTAGACAGGAAGACATTAATTAAGTATTGTAATCAATGGTAGCCCCTGTACAAACTAGAGGATAATGAGAAATGGCCCTTTAACGGATCCTTGAATTATAATACTATCTTGCAGTTGATGTTGGTTTTATGGAGAGAAGAAAAGTGGGATGAAGTTATGTATGCAGATATGGTTTTTACCTTGTGAAATCACCCGGAATGGCAAAAAGATTGTGGTATTAATATACTGCCGCAAGACCCTCTAGTTTTAGCcctagaaaaagaacaaagaaaggagagaagggaacaggaaaaaatgaagagatgTTGCTCAGCATGTAGTATTGGACAAAGATGCCTGAAAGTAACAGGccccagaaagaaaaaggaggagaggtaGATGATCTACTCGAGGATATGGGATTCCCTCCTCCACCCGAGGGTTTGTCCTCCCCACACCCAACATCACCATCTGAAGCAGATAATAGTAGtagggagggggaagaagctTTTACTCCAATTACAGTACGGACCAGGAGTAAAAGCAAGACAGATTCACAAATCATAGCCCCACTGCGGGAGGTAACAGAGGGCAGGAGGACCGACTAGAGTAAGAATTCCCTTCTCCACCACTGATACGGATGCTTGGAAAGAAATAGCTAAAGGGTATCAGGATGACTCCTCTGAAGTGGCAAAACGGTTTGAGTTGATAGTCAAAAATCAAGATCCTGATTGGTCAGATGTAGATTTAATCTTGGAAGAGatgactgaaacagaaaaacaattagtGTTAAAAACAGCTCGAACCCATGTGCAAGCTCAAATTACTGGGGGAACTTTACAGGGACATGTAGACGATCACGTTCCCCTGACTGATCCACATTGGGATCCCAATGATGCACGTGATTATAGAATGTTAAGAAAGTACTGAGAGTGGATTAAATTAGGAATAGAAAATGCCATTCCTAAAGCTGTTAATTGGTCAGCTCTATATGCAATCAAACAAGGGACAATAGAAACCCCTACAGAGTTTTTGGATAAGCTAAGAGAAGCCATGAGAAAGTATACGACTTCAGACCCCTCCTTGGATGTAGGGCGACAGCAATTAGTATCTTTATTTTTAGGACAATCATCTACCAACATTagaaaaaagctccaaaaatTAAAGGAACCTGAAATAAGGGACTTAGAGAAATTACTTGAAGAGGTGTGGAGAGTTTTTCGCAACCGAGAAGATGCTGACACAAAGAAATTGACAAAAGTAATAGCAGCCTTAGAGCAGAAAGGCATGGTAAATAGAGGAGGATTTAAAGGAAGGGGAAGGCCCTTTGGAAACAGAGGAGGAAGATTGGGAAGAAATCAATGTGCAATTTGCTGAGAAATAGGGCATCGGAAAAATGAATGCCCAAAACGCAGAGAAACCCCGCAGGCTTTGATAACTGAAGCAGAGGCCAACTGACGGGGACCTGGGGCATGTATCCTAGCGGATCCACTGGTTAAAATAAAGctagggaaaacagagaaagaagtaGAATTTCTTGTGGATACAGgtgcttctttctctgttttgaatCAAGAATTGATACCTATAAGTAAAGATTTTGTGAATGTAATCGGAGCCACTGGGAAAAGGCATTCTTTTTGAAACCGCTCAAATTTAAATCAGGAAAACAAATTGGAATACACCGATTTCTATATTTACCAAAATCACCCAAACCATTATTAGGTCGGGATTTATTAGAGCAATTGGAAGCAGAAATAATCTTTAAACAAGGAACTATGGAATTAAAGGTAAAAGAAGGTCAGCTTATTGAAATTTTAAGCCTAGCCCCGATGCACCCTGAAAAGCTTACTGAATCACCACCAGAACTTGAAGAAATCATTAACCAAGTATACCCAGGGGGTTGGGCTACAGGAACTCCAGGAAGGGCGAAAAATGCCACTCCCATAGTAATAGAGCTTAAGGAGGAAGCAAGCCCAATACGCCAAAAACAATACCCCTTGAGATTAGAAGATCGTAAAGGAATAGAAGGtccaattaataattttttacaaCATGGGCTACTGGTGGAATGTGAATCAGAATATAATGCTCCTATTCTACCAGTAAAGAAACCGGATGGGACTTATCGAGTCATGCAAGATCTGAGGGCAGTAAATAAAATGGTTAAAGATTTGCACCCTGTAGTCGCCAATCCCTACACCTTACTTACCAAGTTGAAAAACAGTCAGGTATGGTTTACCGTACTAGACCTGAAGGATGCGTTCTTTTGTCTGCCTTTGGCCAAAGAAAGTCAAAAGTTATTTGCATTTGAGTGGGAAAGCCCCACCACTGGCAGAAAAACCCAGCTTACCTGGACAGTGTTACCCCAAAGTTTCAAAAACAGTCTGACAAGTTTTGGAAATCAATTAGCATGAGAACTTGAGGCCCGGAGGCCTCCCTCCAAAAATGGAACCCTTTTACAATATGTGGATGACTTATTAATAGCAACCAAGACAAAACCTGAATGTACCCAATGGACTGTGAGTTTGTTAAATTTTCTTGGACTAAATGGATATCGAGTCTCTCAACAGAAAGCTCATGGTACAACAGCAAGTGACCTACCTGGGATATGAGCTGTCTGGAGGACAACAAGAGTTGGGAACCGAACAGAAGGAAGCCATCTGCAGAACTCCCCTCCCTCAGACGGTAAAAGAACTCAGGACCTTTTTAGGAATGACAGGTTGGTGTCGATTATGGATTTACAATTATGGAATCATAGTAAAACCATCATATGAGCTCCTGAAGAATAATCCCACTCAATTGACCTGGTCCAAGGAAGCTCAAAAGGCATTTGAAACACTTAAAAAGGAACTAATGAAAGCCCCAGCCTTGTGCCTACCTGATGTCACTAAACCCTTCTGGTTGTTTTTCCATGAAAGACAAGGCATAGCTCTAGGAGTCCTAGCTCAGCGGCCAGGACCCTACAGAAGAGCAGTAGCCTATTTCTCTAAGCAGCTTGATGAAGTGAGCAAAGGATAGCCAGGATGCTCACGAGCTGTGGCAGCTGTGGTCTTGAACATTCAGGAAGCCCAGAAATTTACCTTAGGCCAAAAGATCACAGTGTTAGTCTCACACACGGTATCAGCTGTACTTGAACAGAAAGGAAATCACTGGCTTTCCCCGTCCCGGTTTTTGCAATACCAAGCCATTCTGACTGAACCTGATGATGTAAATATTGAAGTGACTAATGTTACGAATCCAGCTTCTTTCCTCGGTGGGGTGACATCTGAACTGCTGACACATGATGGCCTAGAAACCATAGAGACTGTGTACTCCAGCAGACCAGATCTGAAAGAAGAACCCCTAGAAGATGCACAGGGCTCCTGGTTCACGGATGGAAGCAGCTTCGTCCGACGAGCCAAAAGGCTAGGTATGCAGTGACAACAGCAAATAAGGTAATCAAATCCCAGCCCTTACCTGCTGGAACATCAGCTCAAAAGGCTGAAATTATTGCCCTGACTAGGGCCCTAGAATTGGTGAAAGGGAAGATAAACATATGGACAGATTCCAAATATGCCTTTGGGGTTGTCCACGCTCATGGAGCCATTTGGAAGGAACGAGGATTGCTGACCACACAAGGGAAACAGATTAAACATGCAGAAGAAATACTTCGCCTATTAGAAGCAATTCAACTGCCAACCAAAGTCGCTGTCATGCACTGTCGAGGACATCTGAAGGGTAACACTGACCAGGAGAAGGATAACCGATTGGCTGATTATGAGGCTAAACAGGCAGCAGAAAGACCGCAAAAGATCTTAATGCTAATTCCAGACAATAGAGGTAAGAGTGTGGATGAGCAGGAAAATATCGAATATTCTAGGGCTGATAAAGAACCAATAGAAAAGTTAGGAGGGCAGATTCCTTCAAAAGGGTGGGCCTACTTGAATGATGGCAGAATTATAGTTCCTGCCAAACAGATATGGGGAATTGTCAAACAAGAACATAATAAAACACATTGGGGAGCAGATTCCCTGTATAAATTTCTAAATCAGAAATTAGTAGGGAAAAATTTATACACTACAATCCAACAGATGACTCAGCAATGTGAAGTATGTTTGAAAAACAATCCTAATACTGGAAATCGAGTACAATTGGGAAGCATTGGAAAGGGAAATATACCAGGAGATCACTGGCAAATCGATTTTTCTGAACTTCCAAGAAGAGGAGGGTACAGATACCTATTGGTACTGACAGATACCTTTTCCAGATGGCCAGAGGCATTTCCAtgtagaagaaacaaagcaaaagaagtgaCTAAGGtactattaaatgaaaaaatacctcGATTTGGGGTACCCACGATCATCTCATCAGACAGAGGTACTCATTTCTGTGCGCAAGTAGTGCAACAGGTAAGCAAACTATTGGGAATTGATTGGCAATTACATACACCTTATAGACCGCAAGCCAGCGGACAGGTGGAAAAAATGAATCACATGATAAAACAACAAATAGCCAAAATATGTCAAGAAGCAAACCTATATTGGTATCAGGCACTACCTATTGCACTACTCAGGATACGTGTAAAACCCAGAACTAAGGAAAATCTGAgcccttttaaaatattacatggtAGGCCATACCAAGCTAAATATCAAGGGGAACACTTGAATCAGATAGGGAACCAGTATTTACAAAATTATGTTATATCCTTGGGAAAACAATTGGAAAAGATTAATAAGAATGTTTTGGGAGCTAGGGCTAAGGGGTTGGACCATCCGATCCACCCATTTAGCCCTGGGGACTGGGTTTATATTAAGAATTTTTCAGGTGATCCACTAGAGGAGAAGTGGAATGGACCATTCCAAGTCTTACTGACCACCTTTACTGCTATCAAGATCAGAGAACAACCAGCCTGGATCCATTACTCCCGTGTGAAGAAGGCTCCAAATAAGCAATGGACTTCTGAAGTGGCTGGACCCTTGAAGTTGAGATTTACAGAGAAGTTAGAATGAAGCCTTTAAAGGTCTTAGCTTTAAGTGTCAGCATTGTAAATATTGTTGTAGCTTGGGATGAAAATGTACATAATGCAACCATAATGGCAATAGCAAACGCAACCCAAGCAAAAGACTGGTGGGTATGCACAGCATTACCCAAAGGAAACATGAGACTACCCCTTTTTGGGGTGGCCTCAACTCATTGGAATTATGATAACGATTGGCCTGAGTTCTGGAAATGGTCAGATGGTTGTTACTGCCAATATGACAACACGAGCAGGGAAGAAGGTCCGAAATTTGATTTGCAATTGCTAAAAGATGAAAATACTTAGTTTCTAGTGAGCAACAATAATTGCAGTTGGAAACAAAGATCCCAGAACTGCCTATGCCCACCCCCTCCTTTTAACACATACAACTGTGCTTGTAATGATGGGTAGAACAATTTTTGGATAAATAAGACTACCATAAACGTAGGTGAATGGAACCTTATGGGTTTAAATATAACATACATTGATTTTTGCAACAGCACCCAACTTCGGAGCTACGAACCCAAAGGTTTAGATCCAGCTAGAAACAACTCCCCTTATGGGTGGCACAGTGTAGGGAGTTTCTATGGAGCCAACATGACATACGGGCCCTCATGGTAAATTGCCTCATGGATATTGGTGGCTGTCTGGAGATGGTATTAGTAGAAAGCAGCTTCCTGCAGGATGGAAGGGAATGTGCACCATAGGGTACTTAACTTCACAAAATAAATGGTATAATCAGTCACAAATTCCCCAAGGAATACTGAGATCcctgctaagaaaaataaaaacgaaaagggaagaaaatccccTTGTTATCCTCAATACTCATTATCATAGTTTTATACGGTGGTTCATAGCTTCGCTTGGGGTCTCAGAATTAGAAAAGGCAATAGTCAACATATCAGCAACTATTGATAGAATTGTCAGCTCTACTGCAGATGCAATTCAAGGATTACAAATAGAAGTAAACTCGTTATCGAAAGTGGTTTTGCAGAATCGAATGGTTTTAGACTTGTTGACGATAAAAGGAGGAGGAGTATGTGCAGTGATTAATCAAAGCTGTTGCGCATATATAAATCAAGAAGGAAGAATCGAAGATGATCTAGAGAAAAtatgggagaaaaacaaaatcctataTGAAGTTAGCAAAGATAACACTAGTTGGGGATTTGAAGAATTGTGGAACAAACTGACTTCATGGCTGCCTAATTGGAACTGGCTTAAGCAACTATTTGTGGGCATTATTACTCTAATTATTTTAGGGATAATCATTTGCATGCTACTTAGGTGCTTTTTGTGGTGCCATCGagattctgaagaaaattatagCAATTGGAAACGGCACA from Larus michahellis chromosome W, bLarMic1.1, whole genome shotgun sequence harbors:
- the LOC141735617 gene encoding uncharacterized protein LOC141735617, coding for MDIESLNRKLMVQQQVTYLGYELSGGQQELGTEQKEAICRTPLPQTVKELRTFLGMTAILTEPDDVNIEVTNVTNPASFLGGVTSELLTHDGLETIETVYSSRPDLKEEPLEDAQGSWFTDGSSFVRRAKRLGKINIWTDSKYAFGVVHAHGAIWKERGLLTTQGKQIKHAEEILRLLEAIQLPTKVAVMHCRGHLKGNTDQEKDNRLADYEAKQAAERPQKILMLIPDNRDTGPHGKLPHGYWWLSGDGISRKQLPAGWKGMCTIGYLTSQNKWYNQSQIPQGILRSLLRKIKTKREENPLVILNTHYHSFIRWFIASLGVSELEKAIVNISATIDRIVSSTADAIQGLQIEVNSLSKVVLQNRMVLDLLTIKGGGVCAVINQSCCAYINQEGRIEDDLEKIWEKNKILYEVSKDNTSWGFEELWNKLTSWLPNWNWLKQLFVGIITLIILGIIICMLLRCFLWCHRDSEENYSNWKRHRIRHQVETGKYFAQTLQKDGLL